In a genomic window of Acipenser ruthenus chromosome 41, fAciRut3.2 maternal haplotype, whole genome shotgun sequence:
- the LOC131709047 gene encoding proteasome subunit beta type-9-like translates to MPLSSEPSWLNCEVSTGTTIMAVEFEGGVVIGSDSRVSAGQSVVNRVMNKLSRLHDNVYCALSGSAADAQAVADIVDYQLDLHSIAMGRLPLVRSAANMVKDISYKYKEELVAHLIVAGWDKRSGGQVFGTLGGLLIRHPFAVGGSGSTYIYGYVDATYRPGMSKEDCLQFTTNALSLAMGRDGSSGGVVYLVSITEKGTEEKVVLGNNLPQFFDE, encoded by the exons ACCACTATCATGGCTGTGGAATTTGAGGGAGGCGTGGTGATCGGGTCCGACTCGCGTGTGTCCGCAGG TCAGTCGGTGGTGAACCGCGTGATGAACAAGCTGTCTCGTCTCCATGACAACGTGTACTGCGCGCTCTCGGGCTCCGCGGCCGACGCACAGGCTGTAGCCGACATCGTGGACTACCAGCTCGACCTGCACAG CATCGCTATGGGCAGGCTGCCTCTGGTCCGCTCTGCTGCTAACATGGTGAAGGACATCAGCTACAAGTACAAGGAGGAGCTGGTGGCTCATCTGATCGTAGCAGGGTGGGACAAGAGGAGCGGGGGACAG GTGTTCGGCACTCTGGGGGGGCTGCTGATCAGGCACCCCTTTGCAGTGGGGGGCTCTGGCAGCACCTATATCTACGGCTATGTGGATGCTACCTACAGACCAGGCATGAGTAAAGAGGACTGCCTCCAGTTTACAACCAACG CTCTGTCCCTGGCGATGGGGAGAGACGGCTCCAGCGGGGGTGTGGTGTACCTCGTCAGCATCACAGAGAAGGGGACGGAGGAGAAAGTCGTCCTGGGAAACAACCTGCCCCAGTTCTTCGACGAGTAA